The following are encoded together in the Lactuca sativa cultivar Salinas chromosome 1, Lsat_Salinas_v11, whole genome shotgun sequence genome:
- the LOC111911857 gene encoding transportin-1 isoform X1 translates to MAAAAAATWQPQEGGFKEICGLLEQQISPSSDKSQIWQQLQHYSQFPDFNNYLAFILARAEGKPVEVRQAAGLLLKNNLKTVFKSMPPINQEYIKAELLPCLGASDRQIRSTSGTIISVLVQLGGVLGWPELLHTLVKCLDSSDLTHMEGAMDALSKICEDIPQVLDAENPGSSERPIDVFLPRLLQLFQSPHATLRKLALGSVNQYIMLMPPVLYMSMDSYLQGLFVLANDPSSEVRKLVCSAFVQLIEVRPSFLEPHLRNVIEYMLQVNNDPDDEVSLEACEFWSAYCEAPLPPENLRAFLPRLIPVLLTNMAYAEDDESLLDAEEDGSLPDRDQDLKPRFHSSRFHGSDDAEDDDDDIVNIWNLRKCSAAALDIISNVFGDEILPTLMPFVQAKLSKLDDESWKEREAAVLALGAIAEGCINGLYPHLSEIVAFLIPLLDDKFPLIRSISCWTLSRFSKFIVQGIGHPEGHEQFEKVLTGLLRRILDNNKRVQEAACSAFATLEEEAADELGPRLEIILQHLMCAFGKYQRRNLRIVYDAIGTLADAVGGELNQPKYLEILMPPLIAKWQQLSNSDKDLFPLLECFTSIAQALGSGFAQFSQPVFQRCLDIIHTQQLAKVDPATAGVQFDKEFVVCSLDLLSGLTEGLGSGIESLVSQSNLRDLLLQCCMDDGSDIRQSAFALLGDLARVCPIHLRPRLAEFLEVAAKQLNTPKLKETISVANNACWAIGELAIKVNQEISPVVMTVISCLVPILQHAEGLNKSLIENSAITLGRLASVCPELVSPHMEHFMQAWCIALAMIRDDIEKEDAFRGLCAMVKVNPSGALSSLVFLCRAIASWHEIRSEELHNDVSQVLLGYKQMLKNGAWEQCMSALEPPVKERLSKYKV, encoded by the exons ATGGCGGCGGCGGCGGCGGCTACATGGCAACCTCAAGAAGGAGGGTTCAAGGAGATCTGTGGGTTACTAGAACAACAAATATCTCCTTCTTCCGATAAATCACAGATATGGCAGCAGCTCCAACACTACTCCCAGTTTCCCGATTTCAATAATTACCTCGCCTTCATCCTAGCACGCGCTGAG GGTAAACCAGTGGAGGTCAGACAGGCAGCTGGATTGCTTCTGAAAAATAATCTTAAAACTGTATTCAAGTCCATGCCTCCAATAAATCAAGAATACATAAAAGCTGAGCTGTTACCATGTTTAGGAGCATCAGATAGACAGATCAGATCTACATCTGGAACCATCATTAGTGTTCTTGTTCAACTTGGTGGTGTTTTAGGATGGCCTGAGTTGCTGCATACCCTTGTCAAGTGCTTGGATAGTAGTGACTTAACACATATGGAAGGTGCCATGGATGCTTTATCTAAG ATCTGTGAAGATATTCCTCAAGTGCTGGATGCAGAAAATCCTGGATCATCTGAAAGGCCCATTGATGTATTCCTCCCAAGATTACTCCAG TTATTTCAATCTCCACATGCCACACTTAGAAAGCTTGCATTGGGTTCTGTAAATCAATACATTATGTTGATGCCACCG GTTTTGTACATGTCTATGGACAGTTACCTCCAAGGTTTGTTTGTTCTTGCAAATGACCCTTCATCAGAAGTACGGAAATTG GTTTGTTCGGCTTTTGTTCAGCTGATTGAAGTTCGCCCTTCTTTCCTTGAG CCACATTTGCGTAATGTTATTGAATACATGCTACAAGTGAACAATGATCCTGATGATGAAGTGTCACTTGAAGCCTGTGAATTTTG GTCTGCATACTGTGAAGCTCCATTGCCACCTGAGAATTTAAGAGCATTCTTGCCACGTCTGATTCCA GTTTTATTGACAAACATGGCTTATGCTGAGGATGATGAGTCACTACTTGATGCAGAG GAAGATGGCTCTCTTCCAGATCGTGACCAG GATTTGAAGCCACGCTTTCATTCATCACGTTTTCATGGATCCGATGATGCTGAAGATGAT GATGATGACATAGTGAATATATGGAACCTCCGAAAGTGCAGTGCTGCTGCCTTGGATATAATCTCTAATGTGTTTGGAGATGAGATTCTTCCAACTTTAATGCCTTTTGTCCAG GCTAAGTTATCCAAGTTAGATGATGAAAGCTGGAAAGAGAGGGAGGCTGCAGTTTTAGCTCTTGGTGCCATAGCAGAAGGTTGCATCAATGGTCTTTATCCTCATCTCTCAGAG ATTGTAGCCTTCCTCATCCCCCTTTTGGATGATAAGTTTCCTTTGATAAGAAGCATTTCTTGTTGGACACTTTCGCGTTTTAGCAAGTTTATTGTTCAG GGCATTGGTCATCCAGAGGGACATGAACAGTTTGAAAAAGTTCTGACAGGTCTTTTAAGAAGAATCCTGGATAATAACAAACGTGTGCAGGAGGCTGCTTGCTCAGCTTTTGCAACTCTTGAAGAG GAAGCTGCTGATGAATTGGGACCACGCCTGGAGATCATACTGCAGCACCTAATGTGCGCCTTTGGGAAATATCAG AGGAGGAATCTCAGAATTGTTTATGATGCCATTGGTACTTTAGCAGATGCAGTTGGAGGGGAATTGAATCAG CCTAAATACCTTGAAATTTTGATGCCACCATTGATTGCAAAATGGCAGCAGCTTTCAAATTCAGACAAAGATCTTTTCCCACTTTTGGAGTGCTTTACATCCATAGCACAG GCATTGGGTAGTGGATTTGCACAGTTTTCACAACCTGTTTTCCAGAGATGCCTAGACATTATCCATACCCAACAGCTTGCCAAG gttGATCCTGCTACAGCTGGAGTCCAATTTGACAAAGAATTTGTAGTTTGTTCATTGGATCTTCTCTCTGGACTCACCGAAGGTCTTGGTAGTGGAATTGAGAGTCTG GTTTCACAAAGTAACTTAAGGGATCTCCTTCTGCAGTGTTGCATGGATGATGGTTCTGATATCCGTCAAAGTGCATTTGCATTGCTTGGAGATCTTGCaagg gTTTGTCCAATTCATTTGCGCCCTCGCCTAGCTGAGTTTCTTGAGGTTGCTGCTAAGCAACTG AATACACCGAAGCTGAAGGAAACCATTTCTGTGGCAAACAATGCATGCTGGGCTATAGGGGAACTCGCAATTAAG GTTAATCAAGAAATTTCTCCAGTGGTGATGACAGTAATATCATGCTTAGTCCCAATCCTTCAACATGCAGAg GGGCTTAATAAGTCACTGATTGAAAATAGTGCAATCACTCTGGGTAGACTTGCATCGGTTTGTCCTGAGCTTGTATCACCTCACATGGAGCATTTCATGCAAGCATGGTGTATTGCTTTAGCCAT GATTCGGGATGATATTGAAAAGGAGGATGCTTTTCGAGGTCTCTGTGCAATG GTGAAAGTGAACCCATCAGGGGCTTTGAGTTCACTCGTTTTCTTGTGTAGAGCCATTGCCAGTTGgcat GAAATTAGAAGCGAGGAGCTACACAATGATGTTTCACAGGTACTCCTTGGTTATAAACAG ATGCTGAAGAATGGAGCATGGGAGCAGTGTATGTCGGCTTTGGAGCCACCTGTAAAAGAGAGGCTCTCAAAGTATAAAGTATAG
- the LOC111911857 gene encoding transportin-1 isoform X2: protein MYNLQGKPVEVRQAAGLLLKNNLKTVFKSMPPINQEYIKAELLPCLGASDRQIRSTSGTIISVLVQLGGVLGWPELLHTLVKCLDSSDLTHMEGAMDALSKICEDIPQVLDAENPGSSERPIDVFLPRLLQLFQSPHATLRKLALGSVNQYIMLMPPVLYMSMDSYLQGLFVLANDPSSEVRKLVCSAFVQLIEVRPSFLEPHLRNVIEYMLQVNNDPDDEVSLEACEFWSAYCEAPLPPENLRAFLPRLIPVLLTNMAYAEDDESLLDAEEDGSLPDRDQDLKPRFHSSRFHGSDDAEDDDDDIVNIWNLRKCSAAALDIISNVFGDEILPTLMPFVQAKLSKLDDESWKEREAAVLALGAIAEGCINGLYPHLSEIVAFLIPLLDDKFPLIRSISCWTLSRFSKFIVQGIGHPEGHEQFEKVLTGLLRRILDNNKRVQEAACSAFATLEEEAADELGPRLEIILQHLMCAFGKYQRRNLRIVYDAIGTLADAVGGELNQPKYLEILMPPLIAKWQQLSNSDKDLFPLLECFTSIAQALGSGFAQFSQPVFQRCLDIIHTQQLAKVDPATAGVQFDKEFVVCSLDLLSGLTEGLGSGIESLVSQSNLRDLLLQCCMDDGSDIRQSAFALLGDLARVCPIHLRPRLAEFLEVAAKQLNTPKLKETISVANNACWAIGELAIKVNQEISPVVMTVISCLVPILQHAEGLNKSLIENSAITLGRLASVCPELVSPHMEHFMQAWCIALAMIRDDIEKEDAFRGLCAMVKVNPSGALSSLVFLCRAIASWHEIRSEELHNDVSQVLLGYKQMLKNGAWEQCMSALEPPVKERLSKYKV, encoded by the exons ATGTATAATTTACAGGGTAAACCAGTGGAGGTCAGACAGGCAGCTGGATTGCTTCTGAAAAATAATCTTAAAACTGTATTCAAGTCCATGCCTCCAATAAATCAAGAATACATAAAAGCTGAGCTGTTACCATGTTTAGGAGCATCAGATAGACAGATCAGATCTACATCTGGAACCATCATTAGTGTTCTTGTTCAACTTGGTGGTGTTTTAGGATGGCCTGAGTTGCTGCATACCCTTGTCAAGTGCTTGGATAGTAGTGACTTAACACATATGGAAGGTGCCATGGATGCTTTATCTAAG ATCTGTGAAGATATTCCTCAAGTGCTGGATGCAGAAAATCCTGGATCATCTGAAAGGCCCATTGATGTATTCCTCCCAAGATTACTCCAG TTATTTCAATCTCCACATGCCACACTTAGAAAGCTTGCATTGGGTTCTGTAAATCAATACATTATGTTGATGCCACCG GTTTTGTACATGTCTATGGACAGTTACCTCCAAGGTTTGTTTGTTCTTGCAAATGACCCTTCATCAGAAGTACGGAAATTG GTTTGTTCGGCTTTTGTTCAGCTGATTGAAGTTCGCCCTTCTTTCCTTGAG CCACATTTGCGTAATGTTATTGAATACATGCTACAAGTGAACAATGATCCTGATGATGAAGTGTCACTTGAAGCCTGTGAATTTTG GTCTGCATACTGTGAAGCTCCATTGCCACCTGAGAATTTAAGAGCATTCTTGCCACGTCTGATTCCA GTTTTATTGACAAACATGGCTTATGCTGAGGATGATGAGTCACTACTTGATGCAGAG GAAGATGGCTCTCTTCCAGATCGTGACCAG GATTTGAAGCCACGCTTTCATTCATCACGTTTTCATGGATCCGATGATGCTGAAGATGAT GATGATGACATAGTGAATATATGGAACCTCCGAAAGTGCAGTGCTGCTGCCTTGGATATAATCTCTAATGTGTTTGGAGATGAGATTCTTCCAACTTTAATGCCTTTTGTCCAG GCTAAGTTATCCAAGTTAGATGATGAAAGCTGGAAAGAGAGGGAGGCTGCAGTTTTAGCTCTTGGTGCCATAGCAGAAGGTTGCATCAATGGTCTTTATCCTCATCTCTCAGAG ATTGTAGCCTTCCTCATCCCCCTTTTGGATGATAAGTTTCCTTTGATAAGAAGCATTTCTTGTTGGACACTTTCGCGTTTTAGCAAGTTTATTGTTCAG GGCATTGGTCATCCAGAGGGACATGAACAGTTTGAAAAAGTTCTGACAGGTCTTTTAAGAAGAATCCTGGATAATAACAAACGTGTGCAGGAGGCTGCTTGCTCAGCTTTTGCAACTCTTGAAGAG GAAGCTGCTGATGAATTGGGACCACGCCTGGAGATCATACTGCAGCACCTAATGTGCGCCTTTGGGAAATATCAG AGGAGGAATCTCAGAATTGTTTATGATGCCATTGGTACTTTAGCAGATGCAGTTGGAGGGGAATTGAATCAG CCTAAATACCTTGAAATTTTGATGCCACCATTGATTGCAAAATGGCAGCAGCTTTCAAATTCAGACAAAGATCTTTTCCCACTTTTGGAGTGCTTTACATCCATAGCACAG GCATTGGGTAGTGGATTTGCACAGTTTTCACAACCTGTTTTCCAGAGATGCCTAGACATTATCCATACCCAACAGCTTGCCAAG gttGATCCTGCTACAGCTGGAGTCCAATTTGACAAAGAATTTGTAGTTTGTTCATTGGATCTTCTCTCTGGACTCACCGAAGGTCTTGGTAGTGGAATTGAGAGTCTG GTTTCACAAAGTAACTTAAGGGATCTCCTTCTGCAGTGTTGCATGGATGATGGTTCTGATATCCGTCAAAGTGCATTTGCATTGCTTGGAGATCTTGCaagg gTTTGTCCAATTCATTTGCGCCCTCGCCTAGCTGAGTTTCTTGAGGTTGCTGCTAAGCAACTG AATACACCGAAGCTGAAGGAAACCATTTCTGTGGCAAACAATGCATGCTGGGCTATAGGGGAACTCGCAATTAAG GTTAATCAAGAAATTTCTCCAGTGGTGATGACAGTAATATCATGCTTAGTCCCAATCCTTCAACATGCAGAg GGGCTTAATAAGTCACTGATTGAAAATAGTGCAATCACTCTGGGTAGACTTGCATCGGTTTGTCCTGAGCTTGTATCACCTCACATGGAGCATTTCATGCAAGCATGGTGTATTGCTTTAGCCAT GATTCGGGATGATATTGAAAAGGAGGATGCTTTTCGAGGTCTCTGTGCAATG GTGAAAGTGAACCCATCAGGGGCTTTGAGTTCACTCGTTTTCTTGTGTAGAGCCATTGCCAGTTGgcat GAAATTAGAAGCGAGGAGCTACACAATGATGTTTCACAGGTACTCCTTGGTTATAAACAG ATGCTGAAGAATGGAGCATGGGAGCAGTGTATGTCGGCTTTGGAGCCACCTGTAAAAGAGAGGCTCTCAAAGTATAAAGTATAG